In the Loxodonta africana isolate mLoxAfr1 chromosome 1, mLoxAfr1.hap2, whole genome shotgun sequence genome, one interval contains:
- the ZBTB22 gene encoding zinc finger and BTB domain-containing protein 22, which translates to MEPSSLSPSAAALPLPLPLAQPPLPAAAVVHVSFPEVTSALLESLNQQRLQGQLCDVSIRVQGREFRAHRAVLAASSPYFHDQVLLKGMTSISLPSVMDPGAFETVLASAYTGRLSMAAADIVNFLTVGSVLQMWHIVDKCTELLREGRTSATTTITTSAATSVTVHGPAGSGSTVAPATMGSVRAHASSRASENQSPSSSNYFSPRESTDFSSSSQEAFAASTVGSGERRGGGPVFPAPVVVSGGATSGKLLLEADELCDDGGDGRGAVVPGAGLRRPTYAPPSIMPQKHWVYVKQGGNCPAPAPLVPQDPDLEEEEEEEDLVLTCEDDEDEELGGGSGIPAGGGPEATLSISDVRTLSEPPVKGEEQVNFCESSNDFGPYEGGGPGAGLDDSGGPTPSSYTPSHPPRPLLPLDMQANQILVFPSSSSQAPGQPPGNQAEHGAVTLGGTSAGGLSMPGGTGGTSGGTGGTDGNKIFLCHCGKAFSHKSMRDRHVNMHLNLRPFDCPVCNKKFKMKHHLTEHMKTHTGLKPYECGVCAKKFMWRDSFMRHRGHCERRHRLGGGGPGGGAGPGPPAGPAMLPKRESQGAGGGSGDERSGATSPPSGRVWSPTSVHKVEMGFNGGGGAN; encoded by the coding sequence ATGGAGCCGTCGTCTCTGTCTCCCAGTGCGGCAGCACTGCCCCTGCCCCTACCGCTGGCCCAGCCCCCACTGCCAGCAGCTGCAGTGGTACATGTGTCCTTCCCTGAGGTGACCAGTGCCCTCCTAGAGTCCCTTAACCAGCAGCGGCTGCAGGGCCAGCTCTGTGACGTTTCCATCCGAGTGCAGGGCCGAGAGTTCCGGGCTCATCGTGCTGTTCTGGCTGCCTCTTCTCCTTACTTCCACGACCAGGTCCTACTGAAGGGCATGACCTCCATCTCACTGCCCAGTGTCATGGATCCAGGTGCCTTTGAGACTGTCCTGGCCTCTGCTTACACAGGCCGCCTCAGCATGGCTGCTGCTGATATTGTCAACTTCCTCACCGTTGGGTCTGTGCTCCAAATGTGGCATATTGTGGACAAGTGCACTGAGCTCCTCCGTGAAGGCCGGACCtcagccaccaccaccatcaccacctctgCAGCCACCTCAGTCACTGTCCATGGCCCAGCAGGGAGTGGGAGCACTGTGGCCCCTGCCACCATGGGCTCCGTGCGTGCTCATGCCTCCAGTCGAGCAAGTGAGAATCAGTCCCCAAGCAGTAGCAACTACTTCAGCCCCCGAGAGTCCACGGATTTCTCATCTTCCTCCCAAGAGGCATTTGCAGCTTCTACAGTGGGCAGTGGGGAGAGGCGAGGAGGTGGCCCTGTATTCCCGGCCCCTGTGGTTGTCAGTGGTGGGGCTACCTCTGGGAAGTTGCTGCTGGAGGCAGATGAGCTGTGCGACGATGGTGGGGATGGCAGGGGGGCGGTGGTCCCTGGGGCTGGACTCCGTCGGCCCACCTATGCACCCCCCAGCATCATGCCACAGAAACACTGGGTGTATGTGAAGCAGGGTGGAAACTGCCCAGCACCAGCGCCCCTGGTTCCCCAAGATCCGGatctggaggaggaggaggaggaggaagacctggtgttGACCTGTGAGGATGATGAAGATGAAGAGCTGGGGGGTGGCTCAGGGATCCCAGCAGGCGGGGGGCCTGAGGCTACCCTCAGCATAAGTGATGTCAGGACCCTGAGTGAACCTCCAGTCAAGGGGGAGGAGCAGGTCAACTTCTGTGAGTCTTCCAATGACTTTGGCCCCTATGAGGGTGGGGGTCCTGGGGCAGGGCTGGATGACTCAGGGGGGCCTACCCCCTCCTCctataccccctcccaccctccacgGCCCCTGCTTCCCCTGGACATGCAGGCCAACCAGATCCTGGTGTTCCCATCCTCCTCCTCACAGGCTCCGGGCCAGCCACCAGGGAATCAGGCAGAGCATGGGGCAGTGACCCTGGGGGGGACATCGGCAGGGGGCTTGAGCATGCCAGGGGGTACTGGCGGGACCTCTGGGGGAACAGGTGGCACGGATGGGAATAAGATCTTCCTGTGCCACTGTGGGAAGGCCTTCTCACACAAGAGCATGCGGGACCGGCATGTGAACATGCACCTCAACCTGCGGCCCTTTGACTGTCCCGTGTGCAAcaagaagttcaagatgaagcacCACCTGACCGAGCATATGAAGACACACACAGGCCTCAAGCCCTATGAATGTGGTGTCTGCGCAAAGAAGTTCATGTGGCGTGACAGCTTCATGCGCCACCGGGGACACTGTGAACGCCGGCACCGACTGGGCGGGGGCGGGCCCGGAGGCGGGGCCGGGCCTGGGCCGCCCGCTGGGCCAGCCATGCTGCCCAAGCGAGAGTCCCAGGGGGCAGGCGGGGGTAGCGGCGACGAAAGGAGTGGGGCCACGTCCCCTCCGAGCGGAAGGGTCTGGTCCCCAACTAGCGTtcacaaggtggagatgggcttcAATGGGGGCGGAGGGGCAAACTGA
- the DAXX gene encoding death domain-associated protein 6, whose amino-acid sequence MATDNNIIVLDDDDEDEAAAQPGPSHPPPNPASPRAEAPGPSEPCVSEGSSSSGSKKCYKLENEKLFEEFLKLCKMQTAEHPEVVPFLYNRQQRAHSLFLASAEFCNILSRVLSRARSRPAKLYVYINELCTVLKAHSAKKKLNLSPAATTSSEPSGNNPPTDPPLDSTNAETTASEAPRTRGSRRQIQHLEQLLALYVAEIRRLQEKELDLSELDDPDSTYLQEARLKRKLIRLFGRLCELKDCSSLTGRVIEQRIPYRGTRYPEVNRRIERLINKPGPDTFPDYRDVLRAVEKAAARHSLGLPRQQLQLMAQDAFRDVGIRLQERRHLDLIYNFGCHLTDDYRPGIDPALLDPILARRLRENRSLAMSRLDEVITKYAMMQDQSEEGERQKRRARLKGTSGHPAEPPRASSDSGEGPSGIASQECPTTSKAETDEEEDEESDEEEEEEEEEEEEEEEEEEEEEEVTDSEEEEDLEQMQEGQGNNEEEEEEAGEDGNKSPMSPPQISPEQDLEPGKEMSRSSMEQQNKRLTVSPSSLSAEPLALSGIDAESSGEQLEELPLEEESPVSQLFELEIEALPVETTPSPEERDISSSKKQTEDSLITVLENGAAMVTSTSFNGGVSPHTWGDSCPPCKKSRKEKAPGSGPLGDSYVERQRAVHEKNGKRICTLPSPPSPLASVTPVADSSTRVDSPSHGLVTSSLCSPSPARPSQTPQSQASRPGTYKMSVATQCDPEEIIVLSDSD is encoded by the exons ATGGCCACCGATAACAACATCATCGTGCTGGATGATGATGACGAAGATGAAGCAGCTGCTCAGCCAGggccctcccacccaccccccaaTCCGGCCTCGCCCAGGGCAGAAGCCCCTGGCCCCTCTGAGCCCTGTGTGTCTGAAGGAAGCAGTAGTTCGGGCAGCAAGAAATGCTACAAGTTGGAGAATGAGAAGCTGTTTGAAGAG TTCCTCAAACTGTGTAAGATGCAGACGGCAGAGCACCCTGAGGTGGTCCCATTCCTCTATAACCGCCAGCAGCGAGCCCATTCTCTGTTTTTGGCCTCGGCGGAGTTTTGCAACATCCTCTCTCGGGTCCTATCTCGGGCCCGGAGCCGGCCAGCTAAGCTCTATGTCTACATCAACGAGCTCTGCACTGTTCTCAAGGCCCACTCAGCCAAGAAGAAGCTGAACCTGTCACCTGCTGCCACCACCTCCAGTGAGCCCTCTGGAAATAACCCTCCCACAGACCCCCCCTTAGACTCCACAAATGCTGAGACCACTGCCTCTGAGGCCCCAAGGACCCGTGGTTCTCGGCGGCAGATCCAGCACTTGGAGCAGCTACTGGCCCTCTATGTGGCAGAGATACGGAGGCTGCAGGAGAAGGAGCTGGATCTCTCAGAACTGGATGACCCGGACTCCACATACCTACAGGAGGCACGGTTGAAGCGTAAGCTGATCCGCCTCTTTGGGCGCCTGTGTGAGCTGAAAGACTGCTCTTCACTGACCGGCCGTGTTATAGAGCAGCGCATCCCCTACCGTGGAACCCGCTACCCAGAGGTTAACAGGCGCATTGAGCGGCTTATCAACAAGCCAGGGCCTGATACCTTCCCTGACTATAGAGATGTGCTGCGGGCCGTAGAGAAGGCAGCTGCTCGACACAGCCTCGGCCTCCCTCGGCagcagctccagctcatggctcAGGATGCCTTCCGAGATGTGGGCATCAGGCTACAGGAACGACGCCACCTTGATCTCATCTACAACTTTGGCTGCCACCTCACAGATGACTATAGGCCAG GCATTGACCCTGCACTGTTGGATCCCATCCTGGCTCGGCGCCTTCGGGAAAACCGGAGCTTGGCCATGAGCCGGCTGGATGAGGTCATCACCAAATATGCAATGATGCAAGATCAGAGTGAGGAGGGTGAGAGACAGAAGAGAAGGGCTCGGCTCAAAGGCACCTCTGGCCACCCTGCAGAACCCCCCAGAGCCTCCTCAGATTCTGGTGAG GGCCCTAGTGGAATAGCATCCCAGGAGTGTCCTACCACCTCCAAGGCtgagacagatgaggaagaagatgaggaaagtgatgaggaggaggaagaggaagaagaagaggaggaggaagaagaagaagaggaggaagaagaggaggaggttACAGATTCTGAAGAGGAGGAGGATCTGGAACAGATGCAGGAAGGTCAGGGGAACaatgaagaggaggaggaggaagcag gCGAGGATGGAAACAAGAGCCCCATGTCCCCACCACAGATCTCCCCTGAACAGGACCTGGAACCTGGTAAAGAGATGAGCAGGTCTTCAATGGAGCAGCAAAACAAAAGACTTACAGTGTCTCCATCTTCACTGTCAGCGGAGCCCCTGGCCCTTTCCGGCATAGATGCTGAAAGCAGTGGAGAGCAGCTCGAGGAGTTGCCCCTGGAAGAAGAGAGTCCTGTGTCTCAGCTCTTCGAGCTAGAGATTGAAGCCTTGCCCGTGGAGACCACCCCTTCCCCTGAGGAGAGGGACATTTCCTCTTCCAAGAAGCAAACAGAGGACTCCCTCATCACTGTTTTGGAGAATGGAGCAGCCATGGTCACCTCCACTTCCTTCAATGGAGGTGTGTCTCCTCACACCTGGGGAGATTCCTGTCCCCCCTGCAAGAAATCTCGGAAGGAGAAGGCCCCAGGGTCAGGGCCATTAGGAGACAG CTATGTGGAAAGGCAGAGGGCAGTGCATGAGAAGAACGGGAAGAGGATATGTACCCTCCCCAGCCCACCCTCGCCCTTGGCATCTGTGACCCCAGTTGCTGACTCCTCGACAAGGGTGGACTCTCCCAGCCATGGCCTGGTGACCAGCTCCCTCTGCAGCCCTTCTCCAGCCAGGCCTTCCCAAACCCCCCAGTCTCAAGCCTCCCGGCCTGGTACTTACAAG ATGAGTGTGGCCACACAGTGCGATCCAGAGGAGATCATCGTGCTCTCAGACTCTGATTAA
- the SMIM40 gene encoding small integral membrane protein 40: MPTSLIQPAVRLGFRMAEEGNVDEDDVFLVFAHGPSPPRGPLRQTLDKAFFIFLVLLLTLLMLQAAYKLLWLLPWAKFGDWLLQTPQKEQELEL; encoded by the coding sequence ATGCCAACCTCCCTGATCCAGCCAGCTGTCAGACTGGGGTTCAGGATGGCAGAGGAAGGCAATGTGGACGAGGACGATGTGTTCCTGGTGTTTGCCCATGGTCCCTCTCCTCCCAGGGGTCCCCTTCGTCAGACCTTGGACAAGGCCTTCTTTATCTTCCTGGTCCTCCTCCTGACACTGCTGATGCTGCAGGCTGCCTATAAGCTGCTGTGGCTGCTACCATGGGCAAAGTTTGGGGACTGGCTCCTGCAAACACCTCAGAAGGAGCAAGAGCTGGAATTGTGA